The genomic stretch GCTATTTTACATTTCTCAATTCGCGTTAAGTCCTATTTAAGCAACTCTAAAACCTTTGCTTTTAACTCATCGCCGCGAAGGTTCTTGGCTGCAATTTTTCCGTCTTTACCAATAAGAACAGTGTGAGGGATACCGCTTACGGCGTAAAGTTTAGCAGCTGCCGATTGCCAGTATAAAAGATCGGATACTTGAGGGTAAGTAATACCATCTTCTTTTATTCCCTTAATCCAAGCTTCCTTTGTCTTGTCGAGAGAAACTCCCATAATCTGGAATCCTTTTCCTTTAAGTTCAGCATACATAGCCACAACGCTTGGGTTCTCGCCACGGCAAGGACCACACCAAGATGCCCAGAAGTCAATCATCACAACAGTTTTTCCGTCAACTAATGATGAAAGGGAAATTTGCGTTCCGGAAGTATCTGCTAGTGAAAAATCAACATAAGGTTGACCAACTGCCGTTTTTCGCATGGTTTCAACTTTTTCTGTAAGTTTAACCACGTATTGCGATTTGGCAATACTCGCATCGAAAAGAAGGACTAGTTTCTCCAATTCGGGGAATTCCAGCCTATTGGCTAAAAATCTGTAAGCTATAAATGCAGACGCAACGCTCTTTGGATTGTCTTGAATGAACTTGTTAGTATATGCAGATTGCTCGCTGGAAATAGCATCATATTCTATTTCCAACTGTTTGTCAGCGGAAGGAGTTAGGGCGTTAACCATCTTAAGTGAATCGGCTTTAGCATACAGGTTATCCATCTTGGCCTGTATCGGTAGCAAACCGGTATTGTAACTCTTGTATAGGTCTTGGGTTGCCGATCCTTTAATCACAGCCTTATCTATGCTATCGAGGTTGGCTTTAACTTCAATGGAGGAATTCTCGAGGAATAGCATTATTGGTTCACTTTGGCCGATACGGATAAAGTAAAGGTCTGGTTGTTCAAGTTGTCCGGTAAAAGTGAATGCATTATCTTTAATTTCCGTGCTGTCAACGTTGATAAATTCACGTTCATTAAGTGTTTGCAGGTAAACCATATTGCCAGTAGGTTGTCCGGTAACGGTCACGTTTAGGTCAAATTTATTGCCCTGAGAGCAAGATGCCAGTGCCAAGATAGGGATTAGTCCCAGTAATAATCTTTTCATTTGATTTAGGATTTTAGGTGATGTTTATATCTAGTTTACTCTTTTAGGTTGTCAAAGTATTTGTCGAGAAGCATTTGGGCGGCGGCAAATGAGGTCAATTTGTTGGAAAGAACGTCTTCTTCCAGTTTTGTGAGCAAATTTTGAATGGCGACATTGTCATAAAAACTTTCTCTCAACGATTCGTTTATGGTCTCGAACATCCAGTATTTGGATTGATGCTGGCGTTTGTTTTGAAAGAATTCATTCTCTTTTGTTGTTGCAATATAGTCAGAAATAGTATTCCATACATCTGCAATGCCATCCTTTTCTAGAGAGCTGCAGGTGAGAACTCTTGGATCCCACCCCGATTCTGCTGGTGGATAAAGGTGTAGAGCGCTGGTGTATTCGGCTTTGGCCATCATAGCTTTTTGCAAGTTTGCACCATCGGCTTTCGTAATGGCTAGCAGATCGGCCATCTCCATAATTCCCCTTTTTATTCCTTGAAGTTCGTCACCAGCTCCGGCCAGCATGAGTAGCAAGAAACAATCAACCATCGAATGCACGGCAGTTTCCGATTGTCCTACTCCAACTGTTTCGATAAATACCACATCAAAACCTGCAGCTTCGCACAAAACAATTGATTCGCGTGTTTTTCGAGCAACACCTCCAAGCGATCCGGCTGAAGGTGAGGGACGAATGTAGGCATTTGGATCAACTGAAAGAACTTCCATTCGTGTCTTATCACCAAGGATACTTCCCTTGGAGCGTTCGCTGGATGGATCGATCGCCAAAACGGCCAACTTCTTCCCTTGAGAGGTAATTTGAACACCCAACGCTTCGATAAACGTGCTTTTACCAACGCCTGGCACACCTGTTATTCCAACGCGAACGCTTTTTCCTGCATGAGGTAAGCATTGCTCTATAACCTGTTGTGCAATAATGTGGTGTTTTGGTAGCGAACTTTCTATTAAGGTTATTCCCTGACTGAGGATAGATATATTTCCGGAGAGTATTCCCTCTACATAATCCGACACCGAAAGTTTATCCTTTTTATTTTTGCGAATATGCGTTAGTGCATTGGGATTAACCTGAGGTGGTTGAGGTATTCCGCTATTTACCGTTAAGGCGCTTTTGCTCTTGTTTCGTTCTTCCACGATCTTTTAAATAATGGTTACAACAAAATTAGTCTTTTTTTTATAGTGCATCTCTCATTTCGAAATGCTTTCGTTTTTGTTTGGGTATGGGCAAAAAAAAAGCGCCAATAGTGGCGCTTTATAAGAGTTATAACCTTTATTGCTTTTGCTTTGGTGTTATCGATCCAGTTAAGCGTAACGATACATTCGCATTTTTCGGATCGTTGGAGATCACCGTAATTGTTTTAGTTTGCCTCCCACTGTAATTATCGGTGCGGAAACTCGCCTTTATGCTGCTCGATTGTCCTGGTTTTACAATCTTGATATCGGGATTAACGGTAGTGCAACCGCATGATGCTTTTACTTTTCGGATAATCAAATCGGTTTTGCCTTTATTGGTAAAAACAAACTCATGTTCTACTGGAGTTCCTTCAGTTATACTCCCAAATTCAAAGGTGGATTCATTGAAGGAAATAACAGGTGCGTTTGCCATCTCTTGAGGGGTCGATTTCGAAAAATCCTCGGTGATGTTCGCACTCACGGTAAGTAGATTGTTGGGCAACTTTTCTCCGTTAACTAAGACCTCGAAATTATCGGTAATAAAACCCCAGTCGTTTTTCTTCGGTGCATCGTAGGTGATAACAAATTTTCCGCGTTGGTTAGGTTTTAAGGTTTCGGGCACGGATTGTATCTTGATGTGCGCAG from Williamwhitmania taraxaci encodes the following:
- a CDS encoding TlpA disulfide reductase family protein, with product MKRLLLGLIPILALASCSQGNKFDLNVTVTGQPTGNMVYLQTLNEREFINVDSTEIKDNAFTFTGQLEQPDLYFIRIGQSEPIMLFLENSSIEVKANLDSIDKAVIKGSATQDLYKSYNTGLLPIQAKMDNLYAKADSLKMVNALTPSADKQLEIEYDAISSEQSAYTNKFIQDNPKSVASAFIAYRFLANRLEFPELEKLVLLFDASIAKSQYVVKLTEKVETMRKTAVGQPYVDFSLADTSGTQISLSSLVDGKTVVMIDFWASWCGPCRGENPSVVAMYAELKGKGFQIMGVSLDKTKEAWIKGIKEDGITYPQVSDLLYWQSAAAKLYAVSGIPHTVLIGKDGKIAAKNLRGDELKAKVLELLK
- the meaB gene encoding methylmalonyl Co-A mutase-associated GTPase MeaB, yielding MEERNKSKSALTVNSGIPQPPQVNPNALTHIRKNKKDKLSVSDYVEGILSGNISILSQGITLIESSLPKHHIIAQQVIEQCLPHAGKSVRVGITGVPGVGKSTFIEALGVQITSQGKKLAVLAIDPSSERSKGSILGDKTRMEVLSVDPNAYIRPSPSAGSLGGVARKTRESIVLCEAAGFDVVFIETVGVGQSETAVHSMVDCFLLLMLAGAGDELQGIKRGIMEMADLLAITKADGANLQKAMMAKAEYTSALHLYPPAESGWDPRVLTCSSLEKDGIADVWNTISDYIATTKENEFFQNKRQHQSKYWMFETINESLRESFYDNVAIQNLLTKLEEDVLSNKLTSFAAAQMLLDKYFDNLKE